The proteins below come from a single Cannabis sativa cultivar Pink pepper isolate KNU-18-1 chromosome 3, ASM2916894v1, whole genome shotgun sequence genomic window:
- the LOC115710024 gene encoding ankyrin repeat-containing protein At5g02620: MVKRSAGERGDTPLHLAARSGNRELVLEIISKTSEEVELKEILAKQNHACETPLYVASEYGYVDMVEDMIKHYDIDTAGTRARNGFDAFHVATKQGNLGVLKVLMEALPELAMTVDLTNTTALHTAAAQGHVDVVNYLLDSFGSLANITRSNCKTALHSAARNGHLLVVKALLSKESGIAVKIDKKGQTALHMAVKGHNVELVTEMLKANHSLINMVDAKGNTSLHIASRKGRAEIVQLLLNHKGVDTTVINKDGESVLDTADRNGQPEIAAVLREHGIQSAKFIRPLSSTRSRELKQTVSVIKHEVHHQLEHTRQTRKQVRGMVKRLNKMHLEGLNNAINSTTVVAVLIATVAFAAIFQVPGLYPVDASKLTPNLSTGEVLVGPRIEFIIFFIFDSFALFLSLAVVIVQTSVVVVERKSKKKLMAIINKLMWLACVMVSVAFLALSYIVVGEHHRLLAIGVTGIGTVIMATTLGTMCYWVIVNRLQSSKLRRSLKRSMTNNSQSPQSWSVTIMSDTDILNSEYKTVYAL; encoded by the exons atgGTAAAAAGGTCAGCAGGAGAGAGAGGAGACACTCCCTTGCATTTGGCTGCAAGATCAGGAAATCGTGAACTGGTTCTGGAAATAATCTCAAAGACTAGTGAGGAGGTAGAATTAAAGGAAATATTAGCAAAGCAGAATCATGCTTGCGAAACCCCTCTTTATGTGGCCTCTGAGTATGGGTATGTTGATATGGTGGAAGACATGATAAAGCACTATGACATTGATACAGCTGGTACCAGAGCTAGGAATGGCTTCGATGCATTTCATGTAGCTACTAAACAAGGGAATTTAG GGGTGTTAAAGGTGTTAATGGAGGCTCTCCCAGAACTCGCAATGACTGTTGATCTGACAAACACAACAGCTTTGCATACTGCTGCTGCACAAGGCCATGTTGATGTGGTTAATTACCTCTTGGATAGTTTTGGCAGCCTGGCCAACATAACGAGAAGCAACTGCAAAACCGCACTGCATTCTGCGGCAAGGAATGGGCATTTGTTGGTTGTCAAAGCTCTGTTGAGTAAAGAGTCTGGAATTGCTGTGAAAATTGATAAGAAAGGGCAGACTGCTCTTCATATGGCAGTTAAGGGACATAACGTTGAGCTGGTGACTGAAATGTTGAAGGCAAATCATTCTTTGATAAACATGGTTGATGCTAAGGGCAACACTTCCTTGCATATAGCTAGCCGAAAGGGTCGAGCTGAG ATTGTTCAGCTGCTGCTAAATCACAAGGGAGTGGACACGACTGTCATTAACAAAGATGGCGAAAGTGTACTTGACACTGCTGATCGAAATGGACAGCCAGAGATTGCTGCTGTCCTAAGAGAACATGGCATTCAAAGCGCCAAATTCATTAGACCACTAAGTTCAACAAGATCCCGAGAACTGAAACAAACTGTCAGTGTAATCAAACATGAAGTACATCACCAACTTGAGCATACACGCCAGACACGAAAACAAGTACGAGGAATGGTTAAACGACTCAACAAAATGCACTTAGAAGGCCTCAACAACGCGATCAACTCAACCACGGTTGTTGCTGTTCTCATAGCCACCGTTGCCTTTGCTGCTATCTTCCAAGTCCCTGGCCTGTACCCTGTTGATGCTTCAAAATTAACTCCAAACCTCTCAACTGGTGAAGTCCTTGTTGGTCCCAGAATTGaattcatcatcttcttcatatTTGACTCATTTGCTCTCTTCCTATCACTAGCTGTTGTGATTGTCCAAACCTCAGTTGTTGTTGTAGAGAGAAAATCAAAAAAGAAACTCATGGCAATCATAAACAAGCTGATGTGGTTGGCTTGTGTTATGGTGTCAGTGGCATTTTTAGCACTGTCATATATTGTTGTGGGAGAACATCATAGATTATTAGCCATTGGCGTAACTGGTATAGGAACAGTAATTATGGCAACAACACTGGGAACTATGTGTTATTGGGTCATAGTAAACAGGCTACAATCTTCCAAATTGAGGAGAAGCCTTAAGAGATCAATGACTAATAATAGTCAGTCACCACAATCATGGTCAGTTACAATAATGTCTGATACTGATATACTAAATAGTGAGTATAAGACAGTGTATGCACTTTGA